One genomic segment of Alkalicoccobacillus plakortidis includes these proteins:
- the rpsT gene encoding 30S ribosomal protein S20 — MANIKSAIKRVKTNDKRRAQNVAYKSALRTAIKNFEKKVEAGETEGAQTAFAEATKKIDKASSKGLIHKNNAARTKSRLAKQLNGLSA; from the coding sequence ATGGCAAATATTAAATCCGCAATCAAACGTGTGAAAACAAATGACAAGCGTCGTGCTCAAAACGTTGCTTATAAGTCAGCTCTACGTACTGCCATCAAAAACTTCGAGAAGAAAGTTGAAGCTGGAGAAACAGAGGGAGCTCAAACTGCATTTGCTGAAGCAACAAAGAAAATTGATAAAGCTTCAAGCAAAGGTCTTATCCATAAAAACAATGCTGCTCGCACAAAGTCTCGTCTAGCTAAACAGCTTAATGGACTTTCAGCTTAA
- the holA gene encoding DNA polymerase III subunit delta, with protein MDYIKQIKKIQKQQIDPVYFLHGTQAFIIEEMINEVLANTLSKDEQDMNVQRFRLADTPLQLIIEEAETLPFFSSKKVVIIQDFYLATSQKNDTSIDHQIESLEPYLKQPLPETVLIIIAPYEKLDERKKVTKQLKTNTTVVHAAELSEHETIKWIGEQANQLGIDVADPVKKRLVELAGTNLLQLRSELTKCQLYSGVGGEVTMEAVNQLVAKTLEQSIFDLIEWSMKGEISAAVANFKEMVRRKEEPLMILAMLVRQLRIYLHVKELKQRSYSEKQMVGMLKLHPYVVKLAAKQVVSFDEKKLKSSIMAAADTDYAIKTGKQEKEFAVELFIIKLGALSTREYA; from the coding sequence ATGGATTACATAAAGCAAATAAAAAAAATTCAAAAACAACAAATTGATCCTGTCTATTTTTTGCATGGAACACAGGCGTTTATCATCGAGGAGATGATAAACGAAGTCCTAGCAAACACGCTTAGTAAAGACGAGCAAGATATGAATGTTCAGCGTTTTCGTTTAGCGGATACACCGTTACAACTAATCATAGAGGAAGCGGAGACTTTACCGTTTTTTTCATCAAAGAAAGTCGTCATTATTCAGGATTTTTATTTGGCAACGAGTCAAAAAAATGATACAAGCATTGATCACCAAATAGAAAGCCTAGAACCTTACCTCAAGCAACCTCTTCCTGAAACAGTGCTAATTATCATTGCACCATATGAGAAGCTAGACGAGCGTAAAAAGGTGACAAAACAATTAAAAACAAATACGACAGTGGTTCATGCGGCCGAGTTATCTGAACACGAGACCATAAAATGGATCGGAGAGCAGGCGAATCAGTTAGGAATTGATGTCGCTGATCCTGTCAAGAAGCGACTTGTTGAATTAGCGGGAACTAATTTGTTGCAATTACGCTCAGAATTAACAAAATGCCAACTCTATTCTGGAGTAGGTGGAGAAGTGACGATGGAGGCTGTAAATCAACTGGTTGCTAAAACCCTTGAGCAGTCTATCTTTGACTTGATTGAATGGTCAATGAAGGGAGAGATTTCAGCTGCGGTAGCAAATTTTAAGGAAATGGTTAGAAGAAAAGAAGAACCCTTAATGATTCTCGCTATGCTTGTAAGGCAATTGCGTATCTATCTACATGTGAAAGAATTAAAACAGCGTTCGTATTCTGAAAAACAAATGGTTGGTATGCTTAAATTACATCCCTATGTTGTGAAACTTGCAGCGAAACAAGTTGTAAGCTTTGATGAAAAGAAATTAAAATCAAGCATAATGGCTGCCGCAGATACCGATTATGCCATCAAAACAGGCAAACAAGAAAAAGAATTTGCCGTAGAACTTTTTATCATAAAATTAGGTGCACTATCCACCCGAGAATATGCTTAA